In Lolium rigidum isolate FL_2022 chromosome 7, APGP_CSIRO_Lrig_0.1, whole genome shotgun sequence, the DNA window tgagggcaatccactagatctagctcttggagaaatttggtgttcctcctcttatttgttcctcctctcttattccctcaatagtttttgtagctttgttgaaatttgaaagataaggatttgagcatctttgtggtgttcttaccattgcatttggtgcctcagtttgagttctccacggtgattcgtggaagtgaaagtgagcaggttgttactcttgggttcttgaaaTCATAgccggcttagtggtctttgtggtattCTTGGGccctaagttgtggagattcctcaagctttgtgaggcctttgtggtgatttatTGGAAGCCTccaaagttgtggagatagccccaatatttgagcgggttcggtgaccacactCAAGGTCCCATAGTGAAtcaaggacatcccttttggtgggaattctcgaggagaatacggtgaggccttcgtggcgtttggagtgacttgtcctccacactgctaaaacggagagtagcactcgcaagagtgtgaacttcgggatacatcgtcgtctctacATCACCTAGGTTATTCCTatgcccgagctctttacttatgcactttacctgtgCTTGAAGttctatatcttgctatcacatattcgcttgtcttgcttagcataagttgttggtgcacataggtgaagcctatttatataggttttgtgcttgaaaaATTAAGcgttagttttattccgcattttttAACCCATATTTGTTAAGGGACAAGCCAAAGGTGGCAGGTCACGGAAGCGGTGAACAGGAGTGGCCACCCATTTGTTCTAGATGAACCTTGGATTATTGTAGAAAGATGCCGAATTGGATGGATGGGCCTCCTGTGACTCTTTCCATTGAGGATGATTATAAGGGTGTATTGGTTGCCCCCATTCTGCCcaaccaggctccgcgggtgcaaAATGTCGTTTTTTTCCAACCTAGGCTGGATGCAAAAATGTGTCTAGCATGATTATCAAACCGTCGGGCAAGTAGGCCCAGCAGGAACGGTCGATTCGACCGTTTCTATTGATCCATGCTCCCACCGGCTTGTATGCCACACAGTTGCAAGCGTTAGAAATGCAGGAAACGCGGCGTTTTGCCATAACTCCCACTCCTCAATCTATTTGCCACACAGTTTGGCATAGATGGCTGAGGAGCCATCATCGGTTTCTTTCCGGACTCCTGCATCAAGGGGTACAACATCATAGGCAAGAACATCCATAGCACCGGCGAAGACCTCTTCGGCCAGGACATATTTGTGGGGACTTCAGCGGCGGTTCGAAGCCCTCCACGGCTGCATGTGCCAGGGGAAGCAACAACAAATACTTCTCCAGCTCATGTGTGTTCTTCCCCAGCGGCACACATTCATTCCACGACAAACATTGTAAGTACATGTATTTGCACCATTGCTAGAATAAGGTTCATAAATGTAGATTGGGCGGGATTGGAAGCAACGGTTGGGGTTTTTAGTTTGACATGAGCCTCCTTCTTCTCCATCTTCTGTGGGACCCATTTTCCCAGCAAGCATTAGACCAACGATGGTTGTGTGCTCCTGGTGTTATTATGCATGCAACAAGGGATGTCTCCGATGTAGGTCTTATTGAACCTCTAATTAATCCATTTGTGTTTAGTATTTTTCATGTTCTTAtttttttgtgttgttttagTTCTGTTCTTATGTTGAATGACTCTATATCACTAAGGTCGTAACATCACAACATTTTAAAGAGGTAGCACGAGACCCCTCCCCCCAACACACAACGAAACACTCGTTGTTTGCATATGTGGACCCTGAAGCCACCGTTGTAGGCAACGAAGCAACAAGTAGTGACCATTCATGCAAAGCGGGCCACCGAAGAAGCTACAAAACATATCCAAGAGCATGCAAGAGCCCATCCACACTCAACTAGGTCATCTGCCTAGGGAGCGAGAAGTCTTGTTGCCTAAAGGGACTCACAAATGGGTTGCATTTGACACTGccaataatttttattttattgagCACTATGGCAAAGAACAATTGAGCACTATGGcacatacaaaacaatggcaatgGTTTCCAATTCCATACATATGCACAATTATGTATCTAGATGTAACTGCACTAAAAAACATAAATTCTCAATTACACACGTATATGCAATTGTGCCACTACACGCAATTGCATgcaataaaaaacacaaaaaggtagaaaacaaaaacaaaaaatcctaGCTTTTtgagaatttcaaaaaaaaatggccCTCTTAAAAAAAATCCAGGCTGAAAAGCCAAGACCAGTGCTAGCAGCATACCGGCGCTCTTCAAATAATGAGCCCATTACTCCGGCAGCTCACCAAGAAACAAAAAGGCTACAAAGTAcacctaaacgggccggcccaacaaagatGAGGCACAACGCGAATGTTGGCTACAAAAATAATCAAACAACCAATACTACAATCAATCCAGAGCTAAGAATTAGCAAAAGGGATAATCAATTTCACAGGCTCGTGCTCCTATATCCGTGGGGTGATCCGGAGTCCCGGAGACAGGCTGTACGGATAAACCTCCAATGGATGTGCACAATTTGCGGGCAACGTTGCCTAGTTCCTTCAAGATTCAGATGGGGTCAGGCTTTGCAAACACGGTGTTGGTTCATCTTGACCTTCTCCCTGATCTCCTCAAAACAAGCTTGACCTCCACCAGAACCAGCTGGTTGCCCTTGAACGTGATCACTTGACAAGCGCGTCAGCGCCCACAGACCACCCATTTGGGAAGTTGGACCTTGAAAGCCGCAAACACTTGTCATCACTTGCTAACAGCTATCACAGACCATGGCCATGGCAATGGCAGCTCTATATAAACCTAGTTACCTACATGCACTTCTGACAGTTTGCAACGGTCGTCGTTGTTAGCGACGAGAGCTGCGGTTGCATTGCTGCTCCCCATCGCCCACCTCAACCAACAACCAAGCCGAGCGCGCGTGTCTGATTCTCCGTCGTCGTCTTTGGTATGTGGTGTTTGTGTTTCCACATGCTAGATCATTTCACCACTCTTCCTCCAACTACATGTTGACGCCGTCGTGTGATTCCATATCACCGGTTGCATCTTCTTGAGCGTGTACCATGGCCAGATGCCGTCTTCGCCATCCCCGCCCCGTCCCTCGCCGCCACAGGCGGCGTACAAGCACTTCTGCAGAGTCTGCAACAAGGGCTTCACATGCGGCAGTGCGCTCGGTGGTCACATGAGGGCCCACGCCGTCGGCGACGACGGGCCTAGTGccgcggacgacgacgacgagcccgTGCCGCGCGCGCGCGGTGGTGGAGGGGAAGATGGGccatcgacggcgacgacgacgcacgTCTACGCGCTCCGGGCGAATCCTAACCGCCTGACCAGGGGCTGTCAGGTGTGCAAGAACTGCGGGAAGGAGTTCTCGTCGATGGAGCTGTTCCTAGAACACGGCAAGTGCAACTCCGGCGAAAACGATGACACGGACGGCTCGCCGCACTCGTCGGCACCCTCCGTGGCGGACGGCGAGGACGACGCGTCGCTGGCCACTGCGTGGTCGAAAGGGAAGCGATCCCGTCGCGCCAAGCTGGGCGCCGAAGGAGGCGATGATATGCCCGcaggcgaggacgaggaggaggacctggCCAATTGCCTCGTCATGCTCTCGTCGTGCAAGGCCGATCAGGCAGGCGTCTCCGAGGCCGACCCGCAGCCGAGGCGCGCATCGGCGAGCAAGGACCACGTGAGAATGCCTCAACAGCCGCAACCCATCTCGTTCGTCATGCCGGCGCCGGAGCAGGCGATGGTGATGCCCTTGGCGTTGCCAGCGCCGCTGTACGCCTCCCCCGTGCCACGTGGCATGTTCGAGTGCAAGGCATGCAAGAAGGTGTTCACTTCGCACCAAGCTCTGGGCGGGCACCGTGCCAGCCACAAGAAGGTGAAGGGATGTTTCGCCGCCAAGGCCGAGAGCAGCGTCATTGAGCCAATGCACCAcgcgccggccgcctccgggCTCGATGATGACAAGGGCAGTGCAGCCGCTGCCGTCGAAGTCAATGCAGGCGGCAGCGCTGACGCCAGAACGAACGTCGATGTCACTGCTGGCGAAACACACGCCGGTACGagcgaggccgccgccgcgccatcctTGTCAATGGCCATCACGACCACCGACCATGATCCGGCACTGGCAATTACACCGGGCAAGAAGAAGGCCAAGATGCACGAGTGCTCCGTCTGCCACCGCCTCTTCTCTTCTGGCCAGGCGCTCGGAGGCCACAAGCGCTGCCACTGGCTCACCTCGGGCACAGGGGAACACGCCAACATCGCACCCCTGACAGCTGAAGGCCTTGTCGCGGCTTCTGGCCAGCAGCTCACTCTCCGGCCAATGGTGGACGCGTCGGAGCCGGTGCTGGATCTCACCATCGCGGCTAACCCGTTGACGGCGATTGCTAGCGCGAGGGTCGCCGAGGTCGGAACCAGCTCGCTGCATCTCGATGCATCTGCACCTTCGCTCTACCTCCAACCAGCGGCGGTACCGAGCAACCCCAGCAACCAGAACAAGATGGCCCCGACGAGCAGCCACGGTGTTGACGATGCTGTAGCTGCCTCGTGCGGCGCTGAGGACGAGGCGGACAGCACGACCGTCAAGAAAGCCAGGCTTTGTGATCTCAAGGACGACAGCACAGCAGGGGAGACCACGCCGTGGCTGCAGGTCGGCATTGGCTCCTCGTCGGCCGATGGTGATGGGAAGAGTGCTGCGGAATGAGCCAAGGCGAATAGAGCTGGCAGCTAAACTCTGATCTAGTAAGTTTTTAAAAGCTAAACACTGAAGGGACTGAActagtttttttcttcttcttttgattgACTAACAGTAGCCTGTACGCATAGAGTTGAGTttgcatatattgtcttggacaaGTATGTACTTAGTTTACAAAGTATGTATGTAAGATCGAAAACGAGTATTTCGAAGATGCTACTATATACTAAGACTGTTCTGCTAATCTCAAGTCACACGTCAGATTTTATAATCTTCAGTCACCCTTGAGATTTCCTCACGTCTAAACTCTAAATAAATCTTCAAAAAAATCTTACTTAAATGAATACAAACTCAATACTATACAACTGTGAAGACTTCACTTGAAACAAACCtggagatgcaaaaaaaaaaaaaacggggtAATTGAATCTAGAGATGCAAATGCAATACAACCCCGAACAAATGGAAATATAAactaaggcttaaggcctatatttttcagaaagtcaaactatgttaagtttgactaagttcttatcaaaaatcattaacatgaaaagtacaaaatcaatatcattagatagataatgaaatatattttcatatggtacctacaaagtatcatatttgttcataaattcttctaaaagtttggtcaaactttacttcgtttgactttctgaaaaaaaatagGCCTTAAACCTTGGGATAGAGGTAGTAACTAAGATCCAAGGCCGCAAAATTTTCCCATAAACCACAATGTAACTAGCTAGCAATGGATAACATCCAGAAATTCGGCCATTTTAGTTTTTACAAAGAAATGTAGAGTACCAAATCTTATTGAATTGACAATGGTGTATGATGAAGATTGGAAATCGTGCCAAGCATATATACGAGCAAGGATGTCGCTCCGATCTAGAGTGCAGCGAATTAGCATTGCCAACTGACATTGTCGCTACCAACAAAGCCATACTGATGGAGGACAACGAGAACCAAACCATCGTTCCGAAAGATTAATATAACGACGCGCACATCTCATGCCGGTTCTTGATAAAGAACCAAACGAGTGTTCATGAAGTCTTGGGTAggacaaaaa includes these proteins:
- the LOC124671639 gene encoding zinc finger protein 646-like is translated as MPSSPSPPRPSPPQAAYKHFCRVCNKGFTCGSALGGHMRAHAVGDDGPSAADDDDEPVPRARGGGGEDGPSTATTTHVYALRANPNRLTRGCQVCKNCGKEFSSMELFLEHGKCNSGENDDTDGSPHSSAPSVADGEDDASLATAWSKGKRSRRAKLGAEGGDDMPAGEDEEEDLANCLVMLSSCKADQAGVSEADPQPRRASASKDHVRMPQQPQPISFVMPAPEQAMVMPLALPAPLYASPVPRGMFECKACKKVFTSHQALGGHRASHKKVKGCFAAKAESSVIEPMHHAPAASGLDDDKGSAAAAVEVNAGGSADARTNVDVTAGETHAGTSEAAAAPSLSMAITTTDHDPALAITPGKKKAKMHECSVCHRLFSSGQALGGHKRCHWLTSGTGEHANIAPLTAEGLVAASGQQLTLRPMVDASEPVLDLTIAANPLTAIASARVAEVGTSSLHLDASAPSLYLQPAAVPSNPSNQNKMAPTSSHGVDDAVAASCGAEDEADSTTVKKARLCDLKDDSTAGETTPWLQVGIGSSSADGDGKSAAE